The following is a genomic window from Nitrospiria bacterium.
TTCCAAAAATAAAAAAAAATATACAACAGACCTGAGTCTCCTTAAAAAAGAAGTTGTTATTTATACATATAGGGGGCGGGGTCCCGGGGGTCAGCATCGTAATGTTACAGATTCTGGGGTTCGGATTGTTCATAAACCCTCCGGAATTGTTGTGACGGCTACTGAGTCTCGATCACAATTCAGAAATAAAGAAAAAGCCTTTGAAAGACTCATTCTTCGTCTGAAGGGTATTAATCGCGTAAC
Proteins encoded in this region:
- a CDS encoding peptide chain release factor-like protein, producing the protein MTPKSKDPSKDPPFGSPKTIKISKNKKKYTTDLSLLKKEVVIYTYRGRGPGGQHRNVTDSGVRIVHKPSGIVVTATESRSQFRNKEKAFERLILRLKGINRVTKPRISTKKTKAVREKILHDKRKVKMKKEKRKKPFLEY